The genome window AATATCAAATTCAGTTGTGAACTGGTTGATCAGCTCTACAGCCATATCTAATTGCGCTCCACCGATATCCACTTTATGCGGTAGTTCCAGATCGTCGGTTTTGTTAACCTCCTCCATAAAGCGTAATTTCTGCAACACCAGCGCATCGCCCATTGGCCTGATCACGGCCAGTTCTTCCTGCCCGCGCATTACTATGGTAGCAATACCAACTTTACCTGTTTTGCGCATCGCATCGCGTAGCAAACCATAACCCGTTTTATTGCCTTTCTCGGGGCTCAGGTAGTAAGGCTTTTTAAAGTATATTTCGTCTATTTCTTCTTCCTCTACAAAAGAGTCGAGTTGTATAATAGTGTTCTTTTCTTCTTCGGCGCGTTCCAGTTCTTCATCAGTCAGCTCCACATACTTGCCTTCATACTTATAAGCTTTCACTATTTCGTTGTAGGGTACTTCTTCACCGGTTTTCTCGTTCACGCGTTTGTTGCGCACGCGGGCATGGTTGCGTCTGTCGATCAGGTCAAAATCCAGACGGCGGTCTTTGGTGGCGCTGTACATTTTTATCGGGATATTCACCAGGCCAAAACCCAGCGATCCTTTCCATATAGTTCTCATAGTTTTATAGTTTATGTCGTATATAGTTTAGCTGTGTCGATCCAGATCTTTACCCAAATCTTCCACTTGTTTCATAAATGCTTCTACAGCTGTGTCTGAGTACGTACCGTAAGCATCTGAGATTGTACCTTTTAAGCCGTTTTTGGTTTCCAGTACATAAAGTATAGCCATATCATCCGGGTTACTTTCACCTTCGAAGCGGTAGAAATTAACGATACGTAACTGATCGGGCGTAAATTTCATTTTACCATCCATCGTGTGCAGCAGACCATCTGCTCCAAGTGTGAAGTCCAGTTTATATCCCTCTTTCCGTACCCCTGCAAGCACTTTAATAAGGGTTGTTAATTCTTCTTTGTCTTCCATAGGTTCAGCATTTTGTAATTGTATAGACTTTAACGCTGAAAGCCGCAGCAGGTATAAACATGAAGTATAAGTTAAGCTTTTAAGCAAGAGTAAATCCGTGTTTATAATTACTGATGTTTTGCTTTTTTAAATAACTTCACGCGTTTCCCGTATCAGGTTTTATACCTGGTTAATCCTATACAACCCGCGCATATGCAGACATACTTTGAGCTGAAGAAAAACAACACAACAGTACATACAGAGGTAATTGCCGGAATCTCGTCTTTTCTGGCTACTTCATATATTATAGTGGTAAACCCAAGTATACTGAGCCAGGCTGGGCTGCCCTTTTCGGGAGTGCTTACAGCTACGGTGTTGGTGTGTTTTTTCAGTAGTGTGATGATGGGGGTTTATGCCCGTAACCCGATATTGGTTGCGCCGGGCATGGGGCTGAATGCTTTCTTTACTTACTCTGCCGTTATTGGTATGCAGGTGCCATGGCCTGTGGCGTTGGGGGCTGTATTCTGGTCGGGTATTATTTTTCTGCTGCTTTCCGTGTTCAACATCCGGACCTACATTGTAAAGGCTATCCCTAAGCCGTTGCGTTATGCCATTGCAGCTGGTATAGGTCTGTTTATCACGCTTATCGGTTTGGCCAATGCTAAGTTTATAGTGCAGGCACAGGGTACTATAGTTGGTGTAAATCAGCTGACCCCGGCTATACTTACTTTTATTGCTGGTTTATTACTTACAGCTATACT of Pontibacter deserti contains these proteins:
- the ku gene encoding non-homologous end joining protein Ku is translated as MRTIWKGSLGFGLVNIPIKMYSATKDRRLDFDLIDRRNHARVRNKRVNEKTGEEVPYNEIVKAYKYEGKYVELTDEELERAEEEKNTIIQLDSFVEEEEIDEIYFKKPYYLSPEKGNKTGYGLLRDAMRKTGKVGIATIVMRGQEELAVIRPMGDALVLQKLRFMEEVNKTDDLELPHKVDIGGAQLDMAVELINQFTTEFDIHDYRDTYTEKLMKTIEAKAKGKKKPTPKKVETIPTKTKDLMAQLKASLSSNQPRMRAS